The Microcystis panniformis FACHB-1757 region CCGCCAGCTTTTTCCCAAGCTCTACTCCCCTACGCCATCGAACCGGGGTTAGAACAGATGGAACAAGCGGGAATTGAAATGGCTGAGGATGCCATCCAATTAGCTCGTTTTCGCCGTACCGATGCCGCCCTTTCCCGAGCTAGGTTAGCGGTGCAGTTAGCCCCCCATCTCTATCAAACTTGGTTTATTCTCGGTAGTTTATATCTGCAAGACGATCAGGTGCAACCCGGTATCGAGGCATTAAATCAATCTTTGTCCCTTGCTCCCGCCGATGCCCACGCTAATATTAAATTTTCCCTCGGTAGTGCTTATTTTCAGAATCAAGATTACCAGTCTGCTATTGCCCAGATTGAAGCGGGTTTGCAAATGAAACCCGATGTCTCCCCCGCTCTTTTTGATCTCGGTAATTCCTATCTCAAGTTAGCACAATATCCTGATGCGATCGCAGCTTACGAAAAAGCTGTTAGTCAAGATAAAAATTTTTGGCCGGCTATTAATAATATTGGTTTAGTTAAATACGAACAGGGTGATAAGGAAGCCGCTCTTAAAGATTGGCGCACCGCTTTGAAAATTGATCCTAAACAGGCGGAACCTCAGTTAGCTATTGCGGTGGCTATTTATAGTCAAGGGAAAACTGAGGAGGGCATCAAATTAGCTCAGGCCGCTCTCACTAGCGATAGTCGTTATGTCAGTCTGGAATTTTTGGGGGAAAATCTCTGGGGTAAACGTCTTTTGCAAGACACGGAGAAAATGTTTAATCATCCCCAAATGAAAGATTTTATCGCTCGTTTACCACAACCAACCCTAGAAGCGGAGGAAGAAAATTAATCTGATAG contains the following coding sequences:
- a CDS encoding tetratricopeptide repeat protein, which encodes MPKLQLIVSLLIFFVAGSPPAFSQALLPYAIEPGLEQMEQAGIEMAEDAIQLARFRRTDAALSRARLAVQLAPHLYQTWFILGSLYLQDDQVQPGIEALNQSLSLAPADAHANIKFSLGSAYFQNQDYQSAIAQIEAGLQMKPDVSPALFDLGNSYLKLAQYPDAIAAYEKAVSQDKNFWPAINNIGLVKYEQGDKEAALKDWRTALKIDPKQAEPQLAIAVAIYSQGKTEEGIKLAQAALTSDSRYVSLEFLGENLWGKRLLQDTEKMFNHPQMKDFIARLPQPTLEAEEEN